The genomic region CGATACAACCAGTCGTACCGGTCGAGCTGTACGATTTCGTATGGCGAACGACTGTGCGGCGGACACCAGCCTTCAGTTCTCCCACCGTAGTAGTGATACATGATGAAGACCCATCGCCGGTAATCGGCTCGCAACGCCCCAATTGTCTCATCCACAAGCATCTGCTGCGCGTCGTCACTTGTCGCGATGAGTCGTACGGTATCGTCTCCACATCTTTGGAGCGCAGCCCGAAATAGCCGTTCGGCTTCGTTCAAGAACCGAATAGGCGGCGGGCCAGCGAACAGATCTTCGTTTTCGGGCGGATCGTCAAACCGCACGAGGTCAAGACCGGCGAGCTGGTTGTCATCGAAAAGATCGTCCATGATGTGTCGCAGGATGTGTTGGCGGAGTACTCTGGGGTCGCGTTCCCGTTGCTCGCCTGCTTGGGGGATTTGCAACTGGGGTTCGACGTTCTTCACGTAGCGCTGAACCGTACGGACGCTGCTACCGACTCGCGCGGCGATCTGGCCGTAGCCAACTCCCTGACGACGGAGCGCGACCATCTGGTCGATTCTTTCTTGATCGACCCGTTGGCCGCCCGCTCGCTTGGGCGCCACGTCGGCAGGTCTGGTTTTTTGGGACTTACTCATCGAACCGCCTCGCTTCTGCTATCGGACTCAATCCCGCCACAATCCGGTCTGGCGACGGTCGCCGCCGTGTCATGCCGAGGACTCGACGTCCCGTTGTTTTCGGCCCGATCCCCGGGACGTGCCGCCCCCGGGGACGGGGGCTGGATGGCAACGTGTGCTAACAGATCGCCGAAATAAAAAGCCCCAAGGTCTCGTCAGCTGCCGTCGTGCCCCGGGACACGGTACTGTGGGTTCCGGGCGATGAAGTCGAGCAAGTGCTGGACGTGGATTACAAGCGTTCCATCGTCGGCTTTGCCGCCCACCAGGCGTCCGTTCTCGACCCACTTGTAGATCGCCACTCGGGTTACCTGCGGCCGCAAGATGACCCCAGCCTCGATATGGGTAACCCAGTCATTCAGCCCGACGTGCCTGTTGAACTGGCGCCCGCCACGCGTGTACATGAGATCGAAGCCGTTGTTGTCCGGGGACGTGAAAGCTTCGATTCCTTCGGGGCGGTAGTAGGCCAAAGCGGCTCCTGGTGGCACTTTATGCTAACACCCGGGCATCCTGCGTCAAGCCTTAGTTACAACTGGGCCGTCGGCCGGTCGATCTGGGGTAGCTTCATGGACATATCCCGGCCCAATGACTGGTGAGCTTTCGCCCGTCCATGTGTATCGCTGCCCTTGGGGTGCTCGCCATATCATGAACAAGTCCAAACATCGCAGGACGATGCGGCGATGGTCAGCGTCGAGGGCGATAGTTAGCGGGTCGATGTATCGGCGGGCTTCCGTCCCAAGCACCAAGGCGTGCCGCGGGTGAGTCGCTACGCCCAATTGGCGTCGGCCGTTGACCGTGCCTTTGAGACGCGCCAACCAGTGATCCTGTTTGGGGCGTGGAAGCCTTCAGGCTCGTTGCCCGCTGCGGTCGCTGCGCTGTTGTTGCGTAGTGTTGACCGCCTCAGCCAGCAGGTGCCGATCAATCCCACAGTAGGATTCGTTCCGTTTGTTCGGATTGACGACGCGGCGCTCAGCCGCCCGGTTCGAGTGTCCGGAGTGGTGACGTCCCGCAAGCGTGCGCGCGTCGGGCGAATCGCGGCACCCCGCAAGCATTCACTCGATCTGATTCAAACCGATTGGGATGTTGCCGCCCAGGTTGCCGCGGCGGAAGCACCGCAATCGCGCCTGCCGATCAAATCGTTCTTCGCTGTCGATCATGTCGATTTGGACGGCCGTCTCACGCCTGGATCACGTTCCGGGCTTGGACATCACACCAAGCGACAGCTGCCTCGAGTCCCTGCCCTCCGAGTCGTCACGCCGCGGGCGGCCTCGCCCGCAGCAATTGCAGGACTGTCCGGCTGCGAGTTGCTTTTGATCCGCCTTCGAACGCGTGGGACCCGGACCGTTGAACTGATCAGCGACATGCTCGCCCGATTGCCGCGCGACATGCCCGTCATCGTCGCTGCTGATACGGCGTCAGAACTGTCCACATTCTCGGATGCGCTTCCCGTGTCGCTTTCTAATCCGGCGATCGCGCTTTCCCCGGCTCCGAAAACACCAGCCATGGTAGTTCTTTCGACGGGGCAGGCTCGACTTCAGCTTGAAGAACAGTTTCGGTACGCTCTGCCGACGTCGGACATGAGTCAAGACGAGGCAGCAATCGCGGCGCTGGGTCTTGCTACGTGGAATGCCCAGTGGCGATCGATCGCCGATGCTAGTTCGTCATCTGGGTCTCGTGATCGGCTTGGTCGAGCGATCACCGACCTTCGTCGAGTCAGCCAATCCTCTGCTGATCGTTTTTCACTTATGCTCGACGTGCTCTCTCGTACAACGGCGGACGCAGTAGCCCTCGGGCATGAAAGGCGTCGAATCGTGGAGGCCGCCGTTGCAAATGCGGCGACAAGAACCGGGGCGAAGGTACTAGTAGTAGTCGGACACCATGCGGAGACCGCTGTACTTCAGCAAGTTGCGATAGCCCGCGGCTGGTCACGCGATGTTGGCGTGGTCGTGGCCCGCGACGCCGCACGCCTACGGCACCCTGCTGATTTCGTCATTGTTTGCGGCAACTACGGACCCGAGACAATGGATATCGCGCTGGCATCGTCCCCGACGTCAATAACCTGGGTGCTGGATCCAATTGAGACCTTCCAGGCATCGGGGCAGGTACACTTTCAAGCGTCAGTTCTACATCGGGTCGGACTTGCGAGCATGGCCGATGTGTTGGCCGTCATGGATCACGCCCTTTCCGAAGCTGCAGCTGGGACGCGTGCCCCCACCGTGGATCACCACCCAGGGTTGTTTGATTGGGCGCACGGACCGGCGATCGCCCGCGCGGGCGTCGGCATGGACGCAGTTGAATCACAGGAGGAGATTGATTCAGATGCGGATATGGTCGTCCTACTGGAGAGTGGCATACAGCTGCGTGTCAACGCGGCACGACGCTTTGACGTCATGCGGTCACAGTCGCCCCACCCAGAATCGGTAAAGGCCGCGGATCTTCGGCCCGGAGACGAAATCCTTCTCATTCGCGGTGCGCACCAAAGTACGCTAGCGGAGCTCCTGCTCGAGGACATGGATACCTCTGAACTTCAGGCCGAGGCGAACGCGCGGACACTTTGGGGTACAATTGTTCGCAGCTTGATCGCGACGAACCGCCTCAAAGCTGCCAACATCGCGAGGGCCCTCAAGAGCGACGGGCTAGTGGTTTCTAGCCAACGTGTGGCCGCATGGATGCGTCCCGGCACCGATCAGAGCACGCCCCGCGATTGGAAAGAATTTCTCGGCTTCAGTCGCGCAATTGGGATGGGCCTTCCGGACGGCGATCTGCGGGCTTCGTTTGAGGCCATCAAGCGGTGGCGTATTGGGCATCGATTGCGTGGGCGCGAAGTCGTGAGGGCCGTGCGGTTGGCATACTTTGGTGGATTGTCGGCCGCGGACCTGGCAAAGATTGAATCACGATGGGGGTTCGGCGTTCGCGACCTTATCGAAGGGTGTTCCCTCGATGAAGTCGAAGCTGTGATTCGAATTAAGTGAGGTACCAATGACGGGATTTCCACCGGAAGTTATTAACGGATTTGCAAGAGGGGTGTCCGGCCTCTTTGCCCAGGCGGCGAAGGGCGAGGACAGCGCATCCCTCCGATTCGCGGCCCAACGGCCATATGAGCGAATTCTCGCAGGATTCTTGACGCCCGTGGACACTGACCTCTTGACCGGGCCGGGGCAAGTTCCTGACGATACCAATTACGAGCAGACGAACTTGGGATTTGAATGGTGCCTTCCGTTGGATCGTATCAAGCAAAGCGATCGATTGTTAGTCGGGGTCAGCTTGTCAGGATATGTACGATCACTTCCAAGTTTCGCCGAAGCAAGTCAGGACGCAAGGTTCCGGCAAGGCGCGTGGAGGGTTGGTGAGTGTTGGCAGAGAGTTTCGCTGTCCGACGTCGACGCTCCGGCGCTGAAAGCGGAAATTGACGTTGCGGGGCTGGTGAAGGCGGGCCTCGTGGAGATTGACCTGTCGGATCAGCTGGTCGCAGCGTGGCGGGCTCGCGCCGCGAGCATCGGAGGGCTTTATCCGGGGCGCGTCCCGCTCGATCTTCATCCACCGGATATTGCTGACGAGGCGTCCTATCAAGCGTGGGTTAGTCAGTCTCTCGCGGGAAAAGCCGCCGCGGCTCCACTATGGCGACCCAAGCTGGACCTGCGGGTGTTTCCGTCTCCGACTGAGCACAACGCCGTCCGGGTCCTCTTGCGTGTTGTCAATTTGTCTGAACCAGCGACACAAACAAACTCGGCGTATTGGGATCCTCGCCTCTACTCGGTTGCGGTTGCTGCGACGATTCCCGCGCACGCGCATCGCGACACCGAGTTTCGTATTCTCCCGGACAGCTACCGCTACAATCGAGCCGTGCCGCTGATCGGAATCAATTGTCAGCCGCGTATGACACGCTCGGCTACACTACTCCAGGTTCAGACGGAGGCCGTTCCGATCGTCGGCGGGCAGCGGCTGATGCCACGCGAGATTGTCGGTGGCGCACCGCTGTTCGCCGCACTGGCTCTAGCCGACTGCGGCCTTCCTACGCTGGAAGCAATCCAGGCGGACATGCGGGCGTATGATGCGAACGTGTGGCAACAAAAGGTCGAATCCTTTCCCGATGGCCGCGAGCGACAAGACGCGGAACGCGATCGCGAGCAGTTTCGAAGTGAGTTGCGATCGTTTGAGTCCGGCCTATCGCTCCTGCGGTTAGGTGGGGAGGTTGCGACTGCATTCCGGCTGATGAACGAAACGATGAGTCGGCTGGGGCGCGGGCGCCGGCGCACATTTGACCGGTGGCATCTATTCCAAATCGTCTATATCGTCGGGATGCTTCCGTCACTGATTGAGGGATCAGAGGAGTGGAAGGTAGGACAGGGAAGGCTGAACCTCCTTTGGTTTCCGGCAGGCGGAGGGAAGACTGAGGCATTCCTTGGGTTGATACTGTGGCAGGTGTTCCGCGACCGCCTGCGAGGGAAAGCGTTCGGGATCACCGCCTTCCTGCGCTATCCGCTTAGGCTGCTCACGTATCAGCAGCTACAACGTATCTGTCGCGCTTTAGGTAAGGCTGAGCTGGTGCGACGGGAGGCCGGGATCACCGGCGATCCATTCAGTGTCGGCTACCTGGTCGGCGAGACAACAACGCCAAATAGGATTTCGGATGAGCTTCACCAAAAGCTCCGATCCGGAGTTCCGGTTGACTGGCAACGGGTATTCGCGTGTCCCACATGTGATTCGCGCACCGTGTTGCTCCGATACAACGAATCCCTCCGACTGGTCGAACATTTCTGCGATGCTGCGGGATGTGCTGCGGGTAAGAAGCGCCTGCCGTTGTATATCTGTGATGATGACCTATATCGGTACTTGCCCACAGTGGTTGTCTCCACAGTCGATAAGCTCGCGGGCCTCGGCCAGAATCGGCGCTTCGCACAACTGTTTGGTCGGATCGACATGTGTTGCCCGACGCATGGAGCAGCGTTTGGCGGAAGTAACGGGACGCTTTGCGAAGCCTCACGTGAGCTAGGTGCCGGACGGACGGCGGACACGTGTGGCGGCCTTCCTTTGCTGAAGAGCCCGTTCAAGCACCTCAGTCCTAGCTTGCACATTCAAGACGAGCTTCACTTGTTGAGGGAGGCGTTGGCAACATTCGACGCACATTACGAAACGGCCGCAATGGCAGTGCAGCGTGAGTTGTCTTCCAGCAAGAGTCATTGGACACTCATCGGCTCGACGGCGACAATCGAGGGTTATCGCGAGCAAGCGAGACATCTGTACCTATCTGACGCGGTACGATTTCCAAGCCCAGGCCCGGAGGCGTACGAAAGTTTCTATTACACGGCCGATCCGACGCGTCTGGGTAGAATGTTTGTGGGGCTATTAGGTGTCGGCAGAACGCACACGCCGACAGTGGCGCGAACGATTGGACTACTTCATACCCTCGTCGAACAGATTCGTGCCGATTGTTCGCGAGACCCCGACGCCGTACGCAGCAGGCTCGGCATGGCTAATGCGATGACCCAAAATCTGATCGATCTCTGTTTTCACTACGAAGTTGTGCTGACTTATGTTCTTACCCGGAAGGGCGGGGATCAGGTTGGCGAGGCGATCGACTCGCGGGTGCGAAGCGAAATCGAGACCCTAGGGGGGGCGGAGCTCCGAGTTGAGTCATTCAACGGGAGCGTTGACATGCCACGGATGATCGGAACCATGGAGGAGATCGAGGACAGTAGCCCGGATACTCCGCTGGGGGAACGGATTCGAGGCGTTGTTGCGACAAACATCATCAGCCACGGTGTAGACATCGACCGCTTCAACCTCATGGTGTTTGCGGGCCTGCCCAGGCAGTTTGCCGAGTACATCCAAGCGTCGGCCCGTGTTGGCAGGCAATTGCCGGGCATTGCGGTATTGGTCGTA from Gemmatimonadales bacterium harbors:
- a CDS encoding DEAD/DEAH box helicase family protein codes for the protein MTGFPPEVINGFARGVSGLFAQAAKGEDSASLRFAAQRPYERILAGFLTPVDTDLLTGPGQVPDDTNYEQTNLGFEWCLPLDRIKQSDRLLVGVSLSGYVRSLPSFAEASQDARFRQGAWRVGECWQRVSLSDVDAPALKAEIDVAGLVKAGLVEIDLSDQLVAAWRARAASIGGLYPGRVPLDLHPPDIADEASYQAWVSQSLAGKAAAAPLWRPKLDLRVFPSPTEHNAVRVLLRVVNLSEPATQTNSAYWDPRLYSVAVAATIPAHAHRDTEFRILPDSYRYNRAVPLIGINCQPRMTRSATLLQVQTEAVPIVGGQRLMPREIVGGAPLFAALALADCGLPTLEAIQADMRAYDANVWQQKVESFPDGRERQDAERDREQFRSELRSFESGLSLLRLGGEVATAFRLMNETMSRLGRGRRRTFDRWHLFQIVYIVGMLPSLIEGSEEWKVGQGRLNLLWFPAGGGKTEAFLGLILWQVFRDRLRGKAFGITAFLRYPLRLLTYQQLQRICRALGKAELVRREAGITGDPFSVGYLVGETTTPNRISDELHQKLRSGVPVDWQRVFACPTCDSRTVLLRYNESLRLVEHFCDAAGCAAGKKRLPLYICDDDLYRYLPTVVVSTVDKLAGLGQNRRFAQLFGRIDMCCPTHGAAFGGSNGTLCEASRELGAGRTADTCGGLPLLKSPFKHLSPSLHIQDELHLLREALATFDAHYETAAMAVQRELSSSKSHWTLIGSTATIEGYREQARHLYLSDAVRFPSPGPEAYESFYYTADPTRLGRMFVGLLGVGRTHTPTVARTIGLLHTLVEQIRADCSRDPDAVRSRLGMANAMTQNLIDLCFHYEVVLTYVLTRKGGDQVGEAIDSRVRSEIETLGGAELRVESFNGSVDMPRMIGTMEEIEDSSPDTPLGERIRGVVATNIISHGVDIDRFNLMVFAGLPRQFAEYIQASARVGRQLPGIAVLVVTPQAERDRSVLDRFDKCHEYVDRLVEPVPINRWSEPALALTLRGVLAAYLMGVASHRLGREVYLVRHVRDNFGQPGYEALSEDAVLRWVVEAIGAQSDDAPPGFAEAARLLTARLYGGVTGASADHDKQPLNSHLEAMRSLRDIDEPGYIRLPSQDASDLRRMGI